The following are encoded in a window of Carya illinoinensis cultivar Pawnee chromosome 15, C.illinoinensisPawnee_v1, whole genome shotgun sequence genomic DNA:
- the LOC122295593 gene encoding TMV resistance protein N-like gives MASSTFSSSSSSSSNISPWRYDVFLSFRGEDTRDTFTAHLYRALTQKGISTYLDEDELRRGDEISPALFQAIKGSRIFIIVLSKNYASSTWCLEELLKILDQCKKSMQQRALPVFYHVDPSNVRHQRKSFEKALAKHAEKLNVDIKKLQLWKAALREVANLSGYHLIRNGNESKFIEKIVQDVSRMANDHLYLHVAEHPVGLNPHVEYVKLQLRVGTKDIRMMGIFGVGGIGKTTLAKGIYNLIAFEFEASCFLPIYSDTWNQVNRLVQLQNTLLSKILGDSRNLKVDNIDKGKYMIERRLHSKRVLLILDGVDHLDQLKTLVGAHDWFGEGSRIIITTRDHTC, from the exons ATGGCCTCATCTACATTCTCTTCTAGttcatcctcttcttcaaacatcTCTCCATGGCGGTACGATGTGTTCTTGAGCTTTAGAGGAGAAGACACCCGTGATACTTTTACTGCCCATCTCTACCGTGCTTTGACTCAAAAGGGAATCTCCACCTACTTAGATGAAGATGAGCTTAGACGAGGTGATGAAATTTCACCTGCACTTTTCCAAGCTATAAAAGGTTCAAGAATTTTCATCATTGTACTCTCAAAAAATTATGCATCATCAACATGGTGCTTGGAGGAGCTATTGAAGATTCTTGATCAATGTAAAAAATCAATGCAACAAAGGGCTCTACCTGTGTTTTACCATGTAGATCCATCGAATGTACGCCATCAAAGAAAGAGTTTTGAGAAAGCATTGGCTAAACATGCTGAGAAATTGAATGTAGACATAAAGAAGTTGCAGCTGTGGAAGGCAGCCCTTCGAGAAGTTGCCAATTTGTCCGGATACCATCTGATCAGAAATGG GAATGAATCAAAATTCATTGAAAAAATCGTTCAAGATGTCTCAAGAATGGCAAATGATCATTTATATTTACATGTTGCCGAGCATCCCGTTGGATTAAACCCTCATGTAGAATATGTCAAATTGCAATTAAGGGTTGGAACGAAAGACATACGAATGATGGGAATTTTTGGAGTTGGGGGAATTGGTAAGACAACTCTAGCCAAAGGAATTTATAACTTGATTGCTTTTGAATTTGAAGCTAGTTGTTTTCTTCCAATTTATAGCGACACTTGGAATCAAGTCAATCGTTTGGTGCAACTACAAAACACACTTCTTTCTAAGATTTTAGGAGACAGTAGAAATTTGAAGGTTGACAATATTGATAAGGGAAAATATATGATAGAGCGTAGGCTTCACTCTAAGAGAGTTCTTCTAATTCTTGATGGTGTAGACCACTTGGATCAATTAAAAACGTTAGTAGGAGCTCATGATTGgtttggtgaaggaagtagaaTCATCATCACAACAAGAGATCACACTTGTTGA
- the LOC122295592 gene encoding disease resistance protein Roq1-like isoform X1, whose translation MTGLNQKDAFQLFCWHAFRSEKPVDGYREFVEQIINYAGSLPLVLTVLGSDLYGRTKEEWVSALDQYRKIPHQDIQKILQTSYDRLSENEKNVFLDIACFFKGEWLYKVIEMLDSFGFFPNFSIPRLREKCLISEFHGKLQMHNLLQDMGREVVRQESPKNLGARSRLFFHEDVREVLEDDTGTDNLVEGIVIDFPEGDDIIRLSPKAFENMKRLRFFRCRNAHFSEELNCLPNSIRVLDWPDCPLESMPSKFRGDKLKSLHMPGSRIQEIQLEFKNLTVMNFRGCNFLTKFLDISRCPNLKKIDLNYCKNLVQVHDSVGFLDKLKILSLDGCNNLKSFPRALQLRNLETLVLNDCSSLQNFPEIECEMKHLRKVNLSGTAIEELPSSIGYLTGLISLSLNDCVNLKRLPSSIHQLRSLGFFTLNKCPNIISFGMEEEEVLNGQPTPYVVSTSWENNEASWGAPFELFLSVAHSGQSISNFFGTFHLFPYLAILDLSGSDIISIPTSIKTFVRLSLLYLHDCKQLQEIKEFPPNLRLVKADGCISLESLPEISKEFNFPLLQRIDLAKCYKVNMGYWISNPACIGVSPYIYFSFPFILVLCA comes from the exons ATGACGGGATTGAATCAAAAGGATGCTTTTCAACTATTTTGTTGGCATGCTTTTAGAAGTGAGAAACCGGTTGACGGTTATAGAGAGTTTGTAGAACAGATCATAAATTATGCTGGGAGCCTTCCACTAGTTTTAACGGTGCTTGGTTCGGATTTATATGGCAGAACTAAAGAAGAGTGGGTAAGTGCATTGgatcaatacaggaaaatccCTCACCAAGATAttcaaaaaatacttcaaaCGAGTTATGATAGATTAAgcgaaaatgaaaagaatgtttttcttgacattgcatgttttttcaaaggagAATGGCTTTATAAAGTCATTGAGATGCTAGATagttttggttttttcccaAACTTTTCGATCCCAAGACTACGGGAGAAGTGTCTTATTTCGGAATTTCATGGAAAATTGCAAATGCATAACTTGTTACAAGATATGGGTAGAGAAGTTGTTCGACAAGAATCGCCCAAAAATCTAGGAGCACGTAGCAGATTATTTTTTCATGAAGATGTTCGTGAAGTACTGGAGGATGATACA GGAACAGATAATCTTGTTGAAGGAATTGTTATAGATTTTCCTGAAGGTGATGATATCATCCGCTTGAGTCCCAAGGCCTTCGAGAATATGAAAAGACTCAGATTTTTTAGATGCCGCAATGCACATTTTTCTGAAGAACTTAATTGTCTACCTAATTCAATAAGAGTGCTTGATTGGCCTGATTGTCCTTTAGAATCTATGCCATCTAAATTTCGTGGAGACAAACTCAAAAGTCTACACATGCCTGGTAGTCGCATCCAGGAGATACAGTTGGAATTTAAG aatcTCACGGTTATGAATTTCCGTGGTTGTAATTTCTTAACGAAATTCCTGGATATTTCAAGGTGtccaaatttaaagaaaatagatCTTAATTATTGTAAAAATCTGGTTCAAGTTCATGATTCTGTTGGATTCCTCGATAAGCTTAAGATATTGTCTCTTGATGGATGTAACAACCTAAAGAGCTTTCCAAGGGCACTGCAGTTGAGAAATTTGGAAACCCTTGTTCTTAATGATTGCTCAAGTCTTCAAAACTTTCCTGAAATCGAATGTGAGATGAAACATTTACGCAAAGTCAACTTATCGGGCACCGCAATAGAAGAATTGCCTTCATCCATTGGCTACCTCACTGGGCTTATATCTTTGTCACTAAATGACTGCGTAAACCTTAAGCGTCTACCAAGTAGCATTCATCAGTTGAGATCTCTAGGCTTTTTTACTCTCAATAAATGTCcaaatattataagttttgggatggaggaggaggaggtgctTAATGGACAACCCACGCCCTATGTAGTGTCTACAAGCTGGGAAAATAATGAAGCTTCATGGGGTGCAccttttgaactttttttgagTGTTGCACACTCTGGCCAATCAATATCAAATTTCTTTGGGACATTTCATTTATTTCCCTATTTGGCAATTTTAGATCTATCAGGAAGTGATATCATAAGCATTCCTACAAGCATCAAAACATTTGTTAGATTGAGCCTTCTTTATTTGCATGATTGCAAGCAACTTCAAGAAATTAAAGAGTTTCCACCGAACCTAAGACTCGTAAAGGCTGACGGATGCATATCACTGGAAAGTTTACCAGAAATATCAAAAGAATTCAATTTtccactgctacaaaggattgACCTAGCCAAATGCTATAAAGTGAATATGGGATATTGGATATCAAATCCTGCATGTATTGGAGTAAGTccctatatatatttctcttttccttttatacTCGTTTTGTGTGCCTAa
- the LOC122295592 gene encoding disease resistance protein Roq1-like isoform X2: MTGLNQKDAFQLFCWHAFRSEKPVDGYREFVEQIINYAGSLPLVLTVLGSDLYGRTKEEWVSALDQYRKIPHQDIQKILQTSYDRLSENEKNVFLDIACFFKGEWLYKVIEMLDSFGFFPNFSIPRLREKCLISEFHGKLQMHNLLQDMGREVVRQESPKNLGARSRLFFHEDVREVLEDDTGTDNLVEGIVIDFPEGDDIIRLSPKAFENMKRLRFFRCRNAHFSEELNCLPNSIRVLDWPDCPLESMPSKFRGDKLKSLHMPGSRIQEIQLEFKNLTVMNFRGCNFLTKFLDISRCPNLKKIDLNYCKNLVQVHDSVGFLDKLKILSLDGCNNLKSFPRALQLRNLETLVLNDCSSLQNFPEIECEMKHLRKVNLSGTAIEELPSSIGYLTGLISLSLNDCVNLKRLPSSIHQLRSLGFFTLNKCPNIISFGMEEEEVLNGQPTPYVVSTSWENNEASWGAPFELFLSVAHSGQSISNFFGTFHLFPYLAILDLSGSDIISIPTSIKTFVRLSLLYLHDCKQLQEIKEFPPNLRLVKADGCISLESLPEISKEFNFPLLQRIDLAKCYKVNMGYWISNPACIGVAKIFPGNKIPD; the protein is encoded by the exons ATGACGGGATTGAATCAAAAGGATGCTTTTCAACTATTTTGTTGGCATGCTTTTAGAAGTGAGAAACCGGTTGACGGTTATAGAGAGTTTGTAGAACAGATCATAAATTATGCTGGGAGCCTTCCACTAGTTTTAACGGTGCTTGGTTCGGATTTATATGGCAGAACTAAAGAAGAGTGGGTAAGTGCATTGgatcaatacaggaaaatccCTCACCAAGATAttcaaaaaatacttcaaaCGAGTTATGATAGATTAAgcgaaaatgaaaagaatgtttttcttgacattgcatgttttttcaaaggagAATGGCTTTATAAAGTCATTGAGATGCTAGATagttttggttttttcccaAACTTTTCGATCCCAAGACTACGGGAGAAGTGTCTTATTTCGGAATTTCATGGAAAATTGCAAATGCATAACTTGTTACAAGATATGGGTAGAGAAGTTGTTCGACAAGAATCGCCCAAAAATCTAGGAGCACGTAGCAGATTATTTTTTCATGAAGATGTTCGTGAAGTACTGGAGGATGATACA GGAACAGATAATCTTGTTGAAGGAATTGTTATAGATTTTCCTGAAGGTGATGATATCATCCGCTTGAGTCCCAAGGCCTTCGAGAATATGAAAAGACTCAGATTTTTTAGATGCCGCAATGCACATTTTTCTGAAGAACTTAATTGTCTACCTAATTCAATAAGAGTGCTTGATTGGCCTGATTGTCCTTTAGAATCTATGCCATCTAAATTTCGTGGAGACAAACTCAAAAGTCTACACATGCCTGGTAGTCGCATCCAGGAGATACAGTTGGAATTTAAG aatcTCACGGTTATGAATTTCCGTGGTTGTAATTTCTTAACGAAATTCCTGGATATTTCAAGGTGtccaaatttaaagaaaatagatCTTAATTATTGTAAAAATCTGGTTCAAGTTCATGATTCTGTTGGATTCCTCGATAAGCTTAAGATATTGTCTCTTGATGGATGTAACAACCTAAAGAGCTTTCCAAGGGCACTGCAGTTGAGAAATTTGGAAACCCTTGTTCTTAATGATTGCTCAAGTCTTCAAAACTTTCCTGAAATCGAATGTGAGATGAAACATTTACGCAAAGTCAACTTATCGGGCACCGCAATAGAAGAATTGCCTTCATCCATTGGCTACCTCACTGGGCTTATATCTTTGTCACTAAATGACTGCGTAAACCTTAAGCGTCTACCAAGTAGCATTCATCAGTTGAGATCTCTAGGCTTTTTTACTCTCAATAAATGTCcaaatattataagttttgggatggaggaggaggaggtgctTAATGGACAACCCACGCCCTATGTAGTGTCTACAAGCTGGGAAAATAATGAAGCTTCATGGGGTGCAccttttgaactttttttgagTGTTGCACACTCTGGCCAATCAATATCAAATTTCTTTGGGACATTTCATTTATTTCCCTATTTGGCAATTTTAGATCTATCAGGAAGTGATATCATAAGCATTCCTACAAGCATCAAAACATTTGTTAGATTGAGCCTTCTTTATTTGCATGATTGCAAGCAACTTCAAGAAATTAAAGAGTTTCCACCGAACCTAAGACTCGTAAAGGCTGACGGATGCATATCACTGGAAAGTTTACCAGAAATATCAAAAGAATTCAATTTtccactgctacaaaggattgACCTAGCCAAATGCTATAAAGTGAATATGGGATATTGGATATCAAATCCTGCATGTATTGGA GTTGCCAAGATATTTCCCGGAAATAAGATTCCAGATTGA